In Candidatus Kaistella beijingensis, a genomic segment contains:
- a CDS encoding cell division protein FtsX, which produces MAKTVEDFNKRRLRSSNITVVVSIALVLFLLGLMGLILINAQKYSDYIKEQLVVNAYFDENYDAKDSVKIVKMENETFQKIQKLAPVKRATYITREMAAAEAKKSMGIESSALFEENIFPSSVEVALKPEYVDPAKIDEAIKQIKATPGIVDVKNNSTLMVDVYNNLNNILKWILGFSILFLILAVVLINNSIRLKIFSKRFIIKTMQLVGAKRRFILKPFIKEAVILGVIGALLGLAVLFGAWYYFITEIGTPFAQDNNQLIILVVGIFLLGVLITVLSTIFATWRFLSSNVDDLYYS; this is translated from the coding sequence ATGGCAAAGACAGTTGAAGATTTTAACAAAAGGAGACTTCGCTCGAGCAATATTACGGTAGTTGTCAGTATTGCTTTGGTTTTATTTTTACTTGGCTTAATGGGACTTATCTTGATTAATGCTCAAAAATATTCCGATTATATTAAGGAACAATTGGTAGTGAATGCTTATTTTGACGAAAATTATGATGCAAAGGATTCGGTGAAAATCGTGAAGATGGAAAACGAGACTTTCCAAAAAATTCAAAAACTTGCGCCTGTAAAACGCGCAACCTACATCACAAGAGAAATGGCTGCAGCCGAAGCGAAGAAGAGCATGGGAATTGAATCGAGTGCGCTTTTCGAAGAAAATATTTTCCCTTCATCAGTAGAAGTTGCTTTAAAGCCTGAATATGTAGATCCTGCAAAAATAGATGAAGCCATCAAACAAATCAAGGCAACGCCGGGAATTGTGGACGTAAAAAACAACTCTACCTTGATGGTCGATGTTTACAATAACCTCAACAATATTTTGAAATGGATTTTAGGGTTCTCCATTCTGTTTTTGATTTTGGCGGTGGTTTTAATCAATAACTCCATTCGACTTAAAATATTCTCTAAACGATTCATTATCAAAACAATGCAGTTGGTTGGAGCCAAACGAAGATTTATCTTAAAACCATTTATTAAAGAAGCGGTAATTTTAGGAGTAATTGGAGCTTTGCTTGGTTTAGCCGTACTTTTCGGAGCTTGGTATTATTTTATTACCGAAATTGGAACTCCTTTCGCGCAAGACAACAATCAATTGATTATTTTGGTGGTTGGAATTTTCTTACTCGGCGTTTTAATCACGGTTTTAAGTACCATTTTTGCAACTTGGAGATTCTTGAGTTCTAATGTTGATGATTTATATTATTCTTAA
- a CDS encoding ribonuclease Z — translation MSTYLTILGYNSAIPTVNSSPTAQFLEMEERCFLIDCGEGTQVQLRKAKARFSKINHIFISHLHGDHCFGLPGLIASFRLLGRETPLHIYAPKGIKEMLETIFRITETHRGFEVVYHELESKKSEKIYEDHRVEVFTIPLNHRIYCNGYLFREKPKERHLNMAEISKYPEIETCDYHNLKLGKDFVLSDGYILKNEVLTTPPSKPVSYAFCSDTRYWEEVVAVIENVDVLYHEATFLHDLKEMADYTGHTTALEAARIARKANVGKLILGHFSNRYGDVTVFTDEAREIFPNTFLPKALEPVKIGI, via the coding sequence TTGAGTACTTATCTTACCATTCTCGGCTACAATTCTGCAATTCCCACGGTGAATTCTTCGCCAACTGCGCAATTTCTTGAGATGGAAGAAAGGTGTTTTCTCATCGATTGTGGAGAAGGAACTCAGGTTCAGTTGAGAAAGGCAAAAGCAAGATTTTCTAAAATCAACCATATCTTTATTTCGCACCTTCATGGTGACCACTGTTTCGGTTTGCCCGGATTGATTGCGAGTTTCCGGCTTTTGGGAAGAGAAACGCCGCTTCATATTTATGCTCCGAAAGGAATTAAAGAAATGCTTGAAACCATTTTTAGAATTACAGAAACACATCGTGGTTTTGAGGTGGTTTATCATGAATTAGAGAGCAAGAAATCAGAAAAGATTTACGAGGATCATAGAGTAGAAGTCTTTACCATTCCGCTTAATCACAGGATTTATTGCAACGGATATTTGTTCCGGGAAAAACCAAAAGAACGACATCTCAACATGGCGGAAATTTCAAAATATCCAGAAATTGAAACCTGCGATTATCATAATTTAAAACTCGGGAAAGATTTTGTTTTGAGCGATGGCTATATTTTAAAGAACGAAGTGCTTACAACTCCGCCTTCAAAACCAGTTTCCTACGCATTTTGCAGCGATACCAGATATTGGGAAGAGGTTGTTGCTGTGATTGAAAACGTTGACGTGCTTTATCACGAAGCTACTTTTTTACACGATTTAAAGGAAATGGCAGATTATACAGGACACACTACCGCTTTGGAAGCTGCAAGAATTGCAAGAAAAGCCAATGTAGGAAAACTAATTCTCGGTCATTTTTCTAATCGGTATGGTGATGTAACGGTTTTCACCGATGAAGCCAGAGAGATTTTTCCAAATACATTTTTACCAAAAGCACTGGAACCAGTTAAGATTGGAATTTGA
- a CDS encoding TIGR02757 family protein: protein MINDETRISQLVTDLKGFLDEKADFYNNPDFIENDPIQIPHRFSLKQDVEIAGFLTATISWGNRKSIINDATKMMNFMGNSPFDFVQNVSGKELKTLEQKSIHRTFSGEDFREFILNLKRIYSESESLEILFLTNENEFNFYHSLERFRQKFLGENIHRSHKHISSTYKNSSAKRLMMFLRWMVRKDKKGVDFGIWENIDQKYLSVPLDVHTGNISRRLNLIQRKQNDWKTVEEMDSVLRKFNGEDPAKYDFALFGLGVSKDF, encoded by the coding sequence ATGATAAATGATGAAACCCGCATCTCGCAACTCGTAACGGACCTCAAAGGTTTCCTCGACGAAAAAGCAGACTTTTACAACAATCCCGACTTTATTGAGAATGACCCCATTCAGATTCCGCACCGATTTTCTTTGAAACAGGATGTTGAGATTGCAGGATTTCTTACCGCAACCATCTCTTGGGGAAATAGAAAATCCATTATTAATGACGCCACAAAAATGATGAATTTCATGGGAAATTCACCATTCGATTTTGTGCAAAATGTTTCAGGAAAAGAATTGAAAACTTTAGAGCAAAAGAGCATTCACCGAACTTTCAGTGGTGAAGATTTCCGAGAGTTTATTTTGAATCTCAAAAGAATTTATTCTGAAAGCGAAAGTCTGGAAATTTTGTTTTTGACTAATGAAAATGAATTCAATTTCTATCATTCTTTGGAAAGATTTCGACAAAAGTTCTTAGGAGAAAATATTCACAGAAGTCATAAACACATCAGTTCGACCTACAAAAATTCTTCTGCGAAAAGATTAATGATGTTCCTCCGTTGGATGGTGCGGAAAGACAAGAAAGGAGTCGATTTCGGGATTTGGGAAAACATTGACCAAAAATATTTGTCCGTTCCGCTCGATGTACACACGGGAAATATTTCAAGAAGACTCAACTTAATTCAACGTAAACAAAACGATTGGAAAACGGTGGAAGAAATGGATTCGGTATTACGAAAATTTAATGGCGAAGACCCCGCAAAATATGATTTTGCCTTGTTCGGTTTGGGAGTTTCCAAGGATTTTTGA
- a CDS encoding phosphohydrolase yields MTKEELLNKAIKIANRAHKGQTDKFGTPYIGHIMRVMNYGKTYDEKIVGVLHDVIEDCPEITYEYLLQEGFSNEIVFAIECLTKNPADQDYTEFVKQTERSPLAIAVKLNDLRDNMDLTRFTKPLTERDFKRLNKYLNAYLYLKEKY; encoded by the coding sequence ATGACCAAAGAAGAACTTTTAAATAAAGCCATCAAAATCGCAAATCGCGCCCACAAAGGACAAACCGACAAATTCGGAACACCGTACATCGGTCACATTATGCGGGTAATGAATTACGGAAAAACGTATGACGAAAAAATTGTAGGCGTTCTACACGACGTAATTGAAGACTGCCCCGAAATTACCTACGAATACCTTTTACAGGAAGGTTTCAGCAACGAAATTGTTTTCGCGATTGAATGTCTCACCAAAAATCCTGCTGATCAGGATTATACCGAATTTGTGAAACAAACGGAAAGATCACCACTCGCAATTGCAGTAAAGTTGAATGATCTACGTGATAACATGGATTTAACGCGTTTCACAAAACCCTTGACAGAAAGGGATTTCAAGCGGTTAAATAAATATTTGAATGCGTATCTTTACTTGAAAGAGAAATATTAA
- a CDS encoding DUF1003 domain-containing protein, with translation MGRKEQREKNIQFLTKVTDGIMWWIGSIPSLIIHSLVFLTAFLLPLFGLVEFDKMLLVLTTVLSLEAIYLAIFIQMSVNRSHEHIEDLKEDVTEIQEDIEDIQEDIEEISEDIDEISGDIDEIQEDIEDIAEDEDEDDHNERAKNVMLKSHVSSNKSDIKALKEMISKLQNQLEELKKEGEDEEEKSTEE, from the coding sequence ATGGGACGAAAAGAACAGCGCGAAAAAAACATTCAGTTTCTCACCAAAGTTACCGATGGAATTATGTGGTGGATTGGTTCTATTCCCTCCCTCATTATACATTCATTAGTATTTTTGACTGCATTTTTATTACCACTTTTCGGGTTGGTTGAATTTGATAAAATGCTTTTGGTTTTAACTACAGTTCTGTCTTTAGAAGCGATTTACTTGGCGATTTTCATTCAGATGTCGGTGAACAGAAGTCACGAACATATTGAAGATTTGAAGGAGGATGTTACTGAAATTCAAGAAGATATCGAGGATATCCAGGAAGATATCGAAGAAATTAGCGAAGATATTGACGAAATTTCGGGAGACATCGATGAAATTCAGGAAGACATTGAAGATATAGCCGAAGATGAAGACGAAGACGACCACAACGAACGCGCCAAAAACGTGATGCTGAAAAGCCATGTTTCCTCGAATAAAAGCGATATTAAAGCTTTAAAGGAAATGATTTCAAAACTTCAAAATCAACTCGAGGAATTGAAAAAAGAGGGTGAAGATGAAGAGGAAAAATCTACCGAGGAATAG
- a CDS encoding DUF3098 domain-containing protein — translation MSKKYKNFSADNIGKKEAEIPQENNFYFGKENYKLMLIGLVLIVVGFLLMMGPDANTVDGKYDPNLWNEGIFSIRRIRIAPLLVIAGFVVEVYAILKRNK, via the coding sequence ATGAGCAAAAAATATAAGAATTTCTCCGCCGACAATATCGGAAAAAAAGAGGCGGAAATTCCACAGGAAAACAATTTCTATTTCGGTAAAGAAAACTATAAACTGATGTTGATTGGTTTGGTTTTAATCGTAGTAGGATTTCTTCTGATGATGGGACCCGACGCAAATACCGTCGATGGAAAATACGATCCAAATCTGTGGAACGAGGGAATTTTCTCTATCCGCAGAATCCGTATTGCGCCGCTTTTAGTTATCGCAGGTTTCGTCGTGGAAGTTTACGCCATCTTGAAGCGCAATAAATAA
- the rluF gene encoding 23S rRNA pseudouridine(2604) synthase RluF, giving the protein MEKTRINKYLSEVGFCSRREADKLLEQGRITVNGTVPEMGTKVSDDDQIFVDGISIRKTEEEHVYIALNKPVGIVCTTDTKREKHNIVDFVNHPKRIFPIGRLDKPSEGLILLTSDGDIVNKILRSRNNHGKEYIVRVDKPITPRFLDKMRNGVPILGTVTKKCEVEQIDTLSFRIVLTQGLNRQIRRMCEFLGYEVKKLKRIRIMNIKLDIPLGKWRDLTAEELQELNLLLEDSEKTVD; this is encoded by the coding sequence ATGGAAAAAACCCGCATCAACAAATACCTTTCCGAAGTAGGTTTCTGTTCACGCCGAGAAGCCGACAAACTACTTGAGCAGGGAAGAATTACCGTCAACGGAACAGTTCCTGAAATGGGTACAAAAGTTTCCGATGATGACCAAATTTTTGTGGACGGAATTTCCATTAGAAAAACCGAAGAAGAGCACGTTTACATCGCTTTAAATAAACCTGTCGGAATTGTTTGTACAACAGATACAAAACGAGAGAAACATAATATTGTCGATTTCGTGAATCATCCAAAGAGAATTTTTCCGATTGGTCGTCTCGATAAGCCAAGTGAAGGTTTGATCCTTTTAACTTCTGACGGTGATATCGTCAATAAGATTCTTAGGTCACGAAACAATCACGGCAAAGAATATATCGTACGAGTCGATAAACCGATTACGCCGAGATTTTTAGATAAAATGAGAAACGGCGTTCCTATTTTGGGAACAGTCACCAAAAAATGTGAAGTCGAACAAATCGATACTTTGTCTTTTAGAATTGTTCTGACGCAAGGTTTAAATAGGCAAATCCGAAGAATGTGTGAGTTCCTCGGTTACGAAGTAAAAAAGCTGAAACGCATCCGAATCATGAACATCAAACTAGATATTCCACTAGGGAAATGGCGTGATTTAACCGCCGAAGAATTGCAAGAACTTAATTTGCTTTTGGAAGATTCCGAAAAAACGGTGGATTAA
- a CDS encoding M14 family zinc carboxypeptidase has translation MLENLNYLQNPDFPNRYICPEKLFFYLQTNYSDLILQVGTSYLGKPIYKITLGNGETRVLAWSQMHGNESNATHAMLDLLEVFKHQPNLQEDLYSKITLDFIFMLNPDGSEKWTRRNALDIDMNRDYLKLSSKEFPLLKKMAESGNYDYALNLHEQRTIFTTDGENPATLSFLAPSENFEREITETRKKAMAVISRIYEVINPLIPNQIARYNDEFYPTSTGDNFTKMGIATILYEGGHFPNDYKRKGTRKFYTIALYEGLKAISELKGSTENWETYQQIPENKETHFDVIYRNVKLNTDFECVLDIAVQYKEEIFEGDDEISFTPIVVEVGDIGKKKGWKEIDCTGKRFISDKKFPKLDAEVNFIIE, from the coding sequence ATGCTAGAAAACTTGAATTACCTACAAAATCCTGATTTCCCAAATCGCTATATTTGCCCCGAAAAATTATTTTTTTATCTACAGACAAATTACAGCGATTTAATTTTACAAGTCGGAACTTCCTACTTGGGAAAACCCATTTATAAAATTACTTTGGGAAATGGTGAAACAAGAGTCTTAGCATGGTCGCAAATGCACGGAAACGAATCGAATGCAACTCACGCAATGCTCGATTTATTGGAGGTTTTCAAACATCAACCCAACTTGCAAGAAGATTTATATTCTAAAATTACTTTAGATTTCATCTTCATGCTCAATCCGGATGGTTCAGAAAAATGGACGAGGAGAAATGCTTTAGACATTGATATGAACCGTGATTATTTAAAACTATCAAGCAAAGAATTTCCGCTGCTTAAAAAAATGGCAGAAAGCGGGAACTACGATTATGCATTAAATCTTCACGAGCAAAGAACGATTTTCACAACAGATGGCGAGAATCCTGCAACGCTTTCATTTTTAGCTCCTTCTGAAAATTTCGAGAGAGAAATTACAGAAACCCGAAAAAAAGCAATGGCGGTGATTTCTCGAATTTATGAAGTTATAAATCCACTAATTCCCAATCAAATAGCAAGATATAACGACGAATTTTATCCGACTTCAACGGGAGATAATTTTACGAAAATGGGAATTGCTACCATTTTATATGAAGGTGGACATTTCCCCAATGATTATAAAAGAAAAGGAACACGAAAATTTTATACGATTGCTTTATATGAAGGCTTGAAAGCCATTTCAGAATTAAAAGGTTCCACAGAAAATTGGGAAACCTACCAGCAAATCCCTGAAAACAAAGAAACTCATTTCGACGTGATTTACAGAAACGTTAAATTGAACACCGATTTTGAATGTGTTCTGGATATTGCCGTTCAGTATAAAGAAGAAATTTTTGAAGGCGATGATGAAATTTCGTTCACTCCAATTGTTGTGGAAGTTGGAGATATCGGTAAAAAGAAGGGTTGGAAAGAAATCGATTGTACCGGAAAAAGATTCATTTCAGACAAGAAATTCCCAAAACTCGACGCGGAAGTTAATTTCATAATAGAATAA
- a CDS encoding undecaprenyl-diphosphate phosphatase produces the protein MDLIKAIIIAIIEGLTEYLPVSSTAHMIFTSSIFGIQEDEFVKMFQVSIQFGAILAVVFLYWKKFFDFKNLNFYLKLAVAVVPALVLGKLFDDKIEAILGDPVPIAIVLILGGIVLLFIDKLFKVHTVDDEKDISYKSAIIIGFWQCLAMMPGTSRSAASIIGGMQQRLTRKAAAEFSFFLAVPTMLAVSVYSIFLKDWNHNGLEQKGYEMILQGNNLMLFLVGNVVAFVVAVLAIKFFIGVLMKYGFKPWGWYRIVVGIVLLIYFTQFAN, from the coding sequence ATGGATTTAATCAAAGCAATCATCATTGCAATCATCGAGGGTTTAACGGAATATCTTCCTGTTTCTTCCACCGCACACATGATTTTTACAAGTTCGATTTTCGGAATTCAGGAAGATGAGTTTGTGAAAATGTTTCAGGTTTCCATTCAGTTCGGAGCCATTCTCGCAGTAGTTTTTCTGTATTGGAAAAAGTTTTTCGATTTCAAAAATTTGAATTTTTATTTAAAATTGGCGGTTGCAGTTGTTCCTGCTTTGGTTTTGGGAAAACTGTTCGACGATAAAATTGAAGCAATTCTTGGCGATCCTGTTCCCATTGCGATTGTACTAATTTTAGGGGGAATCGTATTGCTTTTTATTGATAAATTGTTCAAAGTTCATACTGTGGATGACGAAAAGGATATCTCCTATAAAAGTGCGATTATCATTGGTTTTTGGCAATGTTTGGCGATGATGCCCGGAACGAGTAGAAGTGCAGCTTCCATCATTGGTGGAATGCAGCAAAGATTGACGAGAAAAGCCGCGGCGGAATTTTCATTTTTCTTGGCGGTTCCTACGATGTTGGCGGTTTCTGTCTATTCAATTTTTTTGAAAGATTGGAATCACAACGGTTTGGAACAAAAAGGTTATGAAATGATTTTGCAGGGAAATAATCTGATGCTTTTTCTTGTTGGAAATGTGGTCGCATTCGTGGTTGCAGTACTTGCAATTAAATTTTTTATTGGAGTGTTGATGAAGTACGGTTTCAAACCTTGGGGTTGGTACAGAATTGTTGTGGGAATTGTGTTGTTGATTTATTTTACACAGTTTGCCAATTAA
- a CDS encoding APC family permease: protein MQKKLKLWDATMLVMGSMIGSGIFIVSSDMMRNLGSGYWLIVVWIITGIMTVAAAISYGELSSMFPKAGGQYTYITEIFGKMSGFLYGWGLFTVIQTGTIAAVAMAFGKFTAYLIPALNDSAPIFQSGTFKITWIQILAIVIILLLTFINTKGLKNGKILQDIFTSSKILALLGIIVFGFLLVKNSQWAENMSFGWNSFQDFGREVGNNLLPTGWKPIGGMTLLGGIAAALVGSIFSSVAWENVTFMSGEIENPKKNVVKSMVLGTTVVMILYLLVNFVYLNALDRDGIAFADKNRPAVAASEVIFGSIGTMIMAVLVMISTFGCINGLVLAGARVYQSMAKDGLFFKSAIENNEHNVPERSLWMQGIWSSVLALSGQYGDLLDMISFVIVLFYMITVFGVIYLRIKKPNLERPYKTWLYPVTPILYLLIGIAFCVLLIWFKPQYTWPGFILILLGLPVYFFINRKNSE from the coding sequence ATGCAGAAAAAACTCAAACTTTGGGACGCCACGATGCTCGTAATGGGCTCGATGATTGGTAGCGGAATTTTTATTGTGAGCTCCGATATGATGAGGAATCTCGGTTCAGGTTATTGGCTGATTGTGGTGTGGATTATCACCGGAATCATGACGGTTGCCGCCGCAATTTCTTATGGCGAACTTTCCTCGATGTTTCCAAAAGCGGGTGGACAATACACTTATATCACCGAAATTTTCGGGAAAATGAGCGGATTTCTTTACGGATGGGGATTGTTTACGGTAATTCAAACCGGAACAATTGCCGCTGTAGCAATGGCCTTCGGGAAATTTACGGCTTATCTCATACCTGCCTTAAATGATTCTGCCCCGATTTTTCAAAGCGGAACCTTTAAAATAACTTGGATTCAAATTTTAGCGATTGTCATCATCTTGTTGCTGACTTTTATCAATACGAAAGGACTTAAAAATGGTAAAATTTTGCAGGATATCTTTACTTCCTCAAAAATTTTGGCGCTTTTAGGAATTATTGTTTTCGGATTTCTTTTAGTTAAAAATTCGCAATGGGCTGAAAATATGAGTTTTGGTTGGAATAGTTTTCAGGATTTCGGTAGGGAAGTTGGTAATAATCTGCTTCCAACAGGTTGGAAACCTATTGGCGGAATGACACTTCTCGGTGGAATTGCCGCTGCTTTGGTGGGTTCAATTTTCAGTTCCGTCGCTTGGGAAAACGTAACTTTCATGTCCGGCGAAATTGAAAATCCAAAGAAAAACGTGGTGAAATCAATGGTTTTGGGAACAACAGTGGTGATGATTCTTTATCTGCTCGTCAATTTTGTTTACCTCAATGCGTTGGATAGAGACGGAATTGCATTTGCCGATAAGAATCGACCTGCAGTTGCTGCTTCAGAAGTTATTTTTGGAAGCATCGGAACCATGATTATGGCGGTTTTGGTGATGATTTCAACTTTCGGCTGTATCAATGGATTGGTTTTGGCGGGAGCAAGGGTTTATCAATCCATGGCGAAAGACGGCTTATTTTTTAAATCCGCCATTGAAAACAACGAACACAACGTTCCTGAAAGATCACTTTGGATGCAGGGAATTTGGTCCTCAGTTCTAGCGCTTTCCGGTCAATACGGCGATTTGTTGGACATGATTTCTTTCGTCATCGTACTATTTTACATGATTACCGTTTTCGGTGTCATCTATTTAAGAATCAAAAAACCAAACCTGGAAAGACCGTACAAAACTTGGCTTTATCCAGTCACACCGATTTTGTATTTGTTGATTGGAATTGCGTTTTGCGTGCTTTTAATTTGGTTCAAACCCCAATACACATGGCCTGGATTTATTTTGATTTTGTTGGGACTTCCTGTTTATTTCTTTATCAATAGAAAGAATTCAGAATAG
- the rsmA gene encoding 16S rRNA (adenine(1518)-N(6)/adenine(1519)-N(6))-dimethyltransferase RsmA, producing MSVKAKKHLGQHFLTDENIAKKIVDGLSFENYHKVLEVGPGMGVLTKYLLEKDAEIFVAEIDAESVDYLKKNYPKLQENHFTGDFLKINIEDVFGEQVAVIGNFPYNISSQILFKIIDYYRQIPEMVGMFQKEVAERTAAVPRTKDYGILSVLVQALYDVKYLFTVHENVFNPPPKVKSGVIKLTRNPKEGLQGNEVLFKQIVKAGFNQRRKKLSNALKVLNIPENLKTHPFLNKRAEELSVEDFIAFTVEWKNA from the coding sequence ATGAGCGTAAAAGCCAAAAAACATCTCGGGCAACATTTCTTGACAGACGAAAATATTGCCAAAAAAATTGTCGATGGATTAAGTTTTGAGAACTATCACAAAGTACTTGAAGTGGGTCCCGGAATGGGCGTTCTCACCAAATATTTGTTGGAAAAAGACGCCGAAATTTTCGTGGCAGAAATCGATGCTGAATCGGTGGATTATCTTAAAAAGAATTACCCAAAACTTCAGGAAAATCATTTTACGGGAGACTTCTTAAAAATTAATATTGAGGATGTTTTTGGTGAACAAGTTGCGGTAATCGGAAATTTTCCCTACAATATTTCGTCGCAGATTTTATTTAAAATCATTGATTATTACAGGCAAATTCCTGAAATGGTGGGAATGTTTCAGAAAGAAGTCGCCGAAAGAACCGCCGCTGTTCCCAGAACGAAAGACTATGGAATTTTGTCGGTTTTGGTTCAGGCTCTTTATGACGTGAAGTATCTTTTCACCGTTCATGAAAATGTTTTCAATCCGCCCCCAAAAGTGAAATCGGGAGTTATAAAACTGACACGAAATCCAAAAGAAGGTTTGCAAGGAAACGAGGTTTTATTCAAACAAATCGTGAAGGCGGGCTTCAATCAAAGGAGAAAAAAATTGTCGAATGCGTTGAAAGTTTTGAATATCCCCGAAAATTTAAAAACACATCCTTTTTTGAACAAACGTGCGGAAGAACTTTCTGTGGAGGATTTTATAGCTTTTACAGTTGAATGGAAAAACGCCTAA
- a CDS encoding DUF4920 domain-containing protein yields MKKIALILTIAFSTVVFAQETATKKVSPPEGKALVGDSYGAKVSANAEQKAISPKQLEKKLKKSKKVENVAIKGKVTDVCDKKGCWLTVETENNEKFFVKMKDYAFFVPTALKGKNVILEGNAETKVISVDEQKHYAEDAKKSQAEIDAITKPQEEIRFLASGIKVVK; encoded by the coding sequence ATGAAAAAAATAGCCCTAATTCTTACGATAGCATTTTCAACAGTAGTTTTCGCGCAGGAAACGGCGACAAAAAAAGTTAGTCCGCCCGAGGGAAAAGCGTTGGTTGGTGATTCTTACGGAGCAAAAGTTTCGGCAAATGCAGAGCAAAAAGCAATTTCTCCCAAACAATTGGAAAAGAAATTAAAGAAATCTAAAAAGGTTGAAAACGTTGCCATCAAAGGAAAAGTAACCGATGTTTGCGACAAGAAAGGTTGTTGGTTGACCGTAGAAACCGAAAACAACGAGAAGTTTTTCGTGAAAATGAAAGATTACGCCTTCTTCGTTCCTACCGCTTTGAAAGGTAAAAACGTGATTTTAGAAGGAAACGCTGAAACCAAAGTAATTTCCGTTGACGAACAAAAACATTACGCGGAAGACGCAAAAAAATCTCAAGCAGAAATCGACGCTATTACAAAACCACAGGAAGAAATCAGATTTTTGGCGAGTGGGATTAAGGTGGTGAAATAA
- the truB gene encoding tRNA pseudouridine(55) synthase TruB: MKTDKDFLDGQIILLDKPLDWTSFQAVNKLKYKLKKEFNLPKKFKIGHAGTLDPRATGLLIVCTGKFTKKIPEIQDAPKEYLTEIKIGVQTESYDTEKPEILHEDFSHISSEFIHEVLEKFVGEIEQKPPIFSAIKIAGKRAYDLARKGDEVEMKSRKTTIHYLKDVEIDLPFVRFTVGCSKGTYIRSLAHDIGQELGVGAYLTNLRRTKIGAYSIENASSNYLENDYGFSADF; the protein is encoded by the coding sequence TTGAAAACCGATAAAGATTTTTTGGATGGACAAATCATCCTCTTAGACAAACCTCTGGATTGGACGAGTTTTCAGGCAGTCAACAAACTCAAATACAAACTCAAAAAAGAGTTTAACCTCCCGAAAAAATTCAAGATCGGTCATGCAGGAACTTTGGATCCGCGCGCAACAGGTTTGCTCATTGTCTGCACAGGAAAGTTCACCAAAAAAATTCCCGAAATCCAGGACGCACCGAAAGAATATTTAACGGAAATAAAAATTGGCGTTCAAACCGAATCTTACGACACCGAAAAACCCGAAATTCTGCATGAGGATTTTTCACATATTTCTTCGGAATTTATTCATGAAGTTTTAGAAAAATTTGTAGGAGAAATCGAACAGAAACCACCCATTTTTTCCGCCATTAAAATTGCTGGGAAACGTGCCTACGATTTGGCGAGAAAAGGAGACGAAGTAGAAATGAAATCCCGAAAAACCACCATTCATTATTTAAAGGATGTTGAAATTGATTTACCTTTTGTTCGTTTTACCGTTGGTTGTTCTAAAGGAACTTACATTAGAAGTTTAGCTCACGACATTGGTCAGGAATTGGGAGTTGGTGCGTATTTGACAAATTTAAGAAGAACAAAAATAGGGGCGTATTCTATTGAAAATGCATCGTCAAATTACTTAGAAAACGATTATGGATTTTCTGCGGATTTTTAA